In Hypanus sabinus isolate sHypSab1 chromosome 30, sHypSab1.hap1, whole genome shotgun sequence, one DNA window encodes the following:
- the LOC132383444 gene encoding interferon alpha-inducible protein 27-like protein 2A isoform X1, which translates to MDCLWQRMRFLPVFGAVTGAVVAVAATPVILGAVGFTSTGIAAGTIAAKMMSAAAVANGGGVAAGSAVAVLQSVGAAGLSTTATAALGSAGAAAGGICAWR; encoded by the exons atgGACTGTTTGTggcagag AATGCGCTTCCTGCCAGTGTTTGGTGCGGTGACTGGAGCTG TGGTTGCAGTTGCTGCCACCCCTGTGATTCTGGGGGCAGTGGGCTTCACAAGTACTGGAATAGCGGCTGGTACTATTGCAGCAAAAATGATGAGCGCGGCAGCTGTGGCTAATGGAGGAGGTGTTGCAGCTGGAAGCGCCGTGGCTGTCCTTCAATCCGTTG GAGCAGCAGGACTGTCTACTACTGCTACTGCAGCCTTGGGGTCTGCAGGTGCTGCGGCTGGTGGAATCTGTGCGTGGAGATGA
- the LOC132383444 gene encoding interferon alpha-inducible protein 27-like protein 2A isoform X2, whose amino-acid sequence MRFLPVFGAVTGAVVAVAATPVILGAVGFTSTGIAAGTIAAKMMSAAAVANGGGVAAGSAVAVLQSVGAAGLSTTATAALGSAGAAAGGICAWR is encoded by the exons ATGCGCTTCCTGCCAGTGTTTGGTGCGGTGACTGGAGCTG TGGTTGCAGTTGCTGCCACCCCTGTGATTCTGGGGGCAGTGGGCTTCACAAGTACTGGAATAGCGGCTGGTACTATTGCAGCAAAAATGATGAGCGCGGCAGCTGTGGCTAATGGAGGAGGTGTTGCAGCTGGAAGCGCCGTGGCTGTCCTTCAATCCGTTG GAGCAGCAGGACTGTCTACTACTGCTACTGCAGCCTTGGGGTCTGCAGGTGCTGCGGCTGGTGGAATCTGTGCGTGGAGATGA